The Agromyces sp. G08B096 DNA window AGGGGGTGACGTCTCCCGATGTGCGCTGGCCGCGGCCGGCGGGTCCGCTCGTCCTCCGGCCCGCGACCGATTCCGACCTCGACGAGGTCCTGCGCTGGCGCAACCGCCCCGAGGTGACGCGATGGTTGCTCCGGACGGAGGTCGACCCCGACGCGTTCCGGCGCGTCTGGCGCGAGCGGGCCGTCGACCCGACCGACCATGCGGCCGTCGCCCTGCTCGGCGATCGGGTCGTGGGTACCGCCTCGTTGCAGGTCGTCGACGCGATGGGCCAGATGCACGTCGATCCCGGACCGTGGCGAGGTGCCGAGGCCGAGCTCGGCTACCTCGTCGACCCCTCCCACGCGGGTCGCGGATTCGCCACGGCCATCGCCGGTGCGATGCTCGACCTTGCCTTCGGCGAGCTCGGCGTGCACCGCGTCACGGCCGGCTGCTTCGCCGACAACAGCGCATCCTGGCGCGTCATGGAGAAGCTCGGCATGCGCCGCGAGCAGCACGGCGTGCAGGATTCCTGGCATGCCGAGCTCGGCTGGGTCGACGGGTACACCTATGCGATGCTCGCCGAGGAATGGCAGCGGAGCCGGCGCACCGCCACTGGTGAGGGCGCCGCGTGAGCGCAGATCCGCTCGTCGCGCGCCTGCGGGCGGCGGGGTGCGTGTTCGCCGAGGAGGAGGCTGCCCTGCTCCGTGGCGCCGCCGCCGACGATGCGGCCCTCGAAGCTCTCGTCGCGCGCCGCGTCGCGGGGGAGCCGCTGGAGCCCCTGCTCGGATGGGTGGAGTTCAGCGCGCTCCGGATCGAGGTGGTGCCCGGCGTCTTCGTGCCGCGGCGTCGCACCGAGGCGCTGGTGACCGAGGCGGTGCGGCTCGCACGCGAGGTGGCTTCGCCGGTCATCGTCGACCTCTGCTGCGGCGTCGGCGCGATCGGTGCGGCCGTCGCGGCCGGTGTTGCGCCGAGGCCGTTGGGCCGCCTCGTCGCCGCCGACATCGACCCGCTCGCAGTCGAGGTCGCCCGGCGCAACCTGCGTCCGTTCGGTGGTGAGGCCGTGGTCGGCGACCTGTTCGCCGCGTTGCCAGGGGAGCTGGCTGGATTCGTCGACCTGCTCGTCGTGAACGCGCCGTACGTTCCCACCGCCGACATCGGATGGATGCCACGCGAGGCGCGCGAGCACGAACCGATGCGCACGCTCGACGGCGGGACCGACGGATTGGACGTGCACCGGCGGGTGGCCGCCGGTGCACGTGATTGGCTGGTGCCGGGCGGGCGGGTGCTCATCGAGACCAGTGAGGCGCAGGCCGGGCGGACCGCCGACGCGCTCGCCGAGGCGGGTCTGACGACCCGGATCGGGGTCGATGCTGAGCGGGGCGGCACCTACGCCGTCGGGACGGCGCCGCGCTGACGCCGACCACGTCCGGCGTGCGGTCGTTCCAGACCGGTGACGCGGCCTGTCACGACGGACGCCGCGCGGCGAGGATGGCCGACACCTCGTCGTCGCTCGTCTGAGTGAAGTCGAGGTAGTGCATTCCGACGGCCATGAACCCGGTGGGCGTCGCCAGGCACACGACGTCGTCGGCCTCGGGCACGGCGGCGTCGACGCCGGGCGGTCCGACCGGAGCGGCGAGGACGACCCGCTCGGCGCCGAGCGCCCTCGCGATGCCGCAGGCGACCCGCGCAGTCGCCCCGGTCGCGACTCCGTCGTCGACGATGACGGCGGTGCGCCCGCGGAGATCGACGGCGTGCCGGCCGCCTCGGAACCGTTCGACCCGCGCCGCGACTTCCGACCGCTCACGCCGTTCGATCCGATCGAGCTCGTCGCCGCTCGCATGCGCCGCCCGGCGCAGTTCCGCATTCCAGACGGCTGCCGCATCCTCGCCCACCGCCCCGATCGCGACCTCCGGCTGCCCGGGCATCCCGAGCTTTCGTACGACGAGCACGTCGAGCGGGGCGTCGAGCGCTCGCGCCACCTCGTCGGCGACGGGCACTCCGCCGCGCGGCAGTCCGAGTACCACGGGCCGGTCGAGCCGGCCGTCGCTGGCAAGGTCGGCGAGCCGGGCACCGAGCCTCCGGCCGGCGTCCCGCCGGTCGCGGAACCGCTCCATGGGCGACATCCGAACCGAGTTCGGGTGACGCGTCAACCCCCTGTCTCCCCGCTCTCCGAACCGGTAGTGTCGCAGCCACGACGGGAATCGGAACGTGGTGCTCGGAGGGCCTCGCGCGGGGGTGCGGGACGTCATCGAGATCACGGTGGCCGGTCGGGGGACCGGCTCGGCGGGCGGTGCTGGGGGCATCGCCCGCCCTTTCCCGTGCCCGGATCGTGCAACGGGACGTTCGAGTCGAGGAAGCATCGCCTACACTGATGGAACCTTCCCCCTGAGCGGGGAACCCGTTCAGACCGGGATCGGCGGTGCCCCCCTTGATGCCGCCGGTCGGCTTGGAGTGTCCCCGTGGGTCGTCACAGCATCGCTGCTCCGGCGAGTAAGCCGGGCCGCCGCGCCCTGATCCTGTCCATCGTCGCTGCCGTCGCGGTCGTCGGCGTCGTCGCATCCGGGGTGTACCTCTGGGTCGGCGGCCACCTGAACCCGCTGTTCGCGGCGGCGGAGCCGGGCTGTGAGACACCCGACGAACTGCTGATCGTCGCCGACACCTCGATCGCTCCGGTG harbors:
- a CDS encoding GNAT family N-acetyltransferase → MTSPDVRWPRPAGPLVLRPATDSDLDEVLRWRNRPEVTRWLLRTEVDPDAFRRVWRERAVDPTDHAAVALLGDRVVGTASLQVVDAMGQMHVDPGPWRGAEAELGYLVDPSHAGRGFATAIAGAMLDLAFGELGVHRVTAGCFADNSASWRVMEKLGMRREQHGVQDSWHAELGWVDGYTYAMLAEEWQRSRRTATGEGAA
- a CDS encoding putative protein N(5)-glutamine methyltransferase — encoded protein: MSADPLVARLRAAGCVFAEEEAALLRGAAADDAALEALVARRVAGEPLEPLLGWVEFSALRIEVVPGVFVPRRRTEALVTEAVRLAREVASPVIVDLCCGVGAIGAAVAAGVAPRPLGRLVAADIDPLAVEVARRNLRPFGGEAVVGDLFAALPGELAGFVDLLVVNAPYVPTADIGWMPREAREHEPMRTLDGGTDGLDVHRRVAAGARDWLVPGGRVLIETSEAQAGRTADALAEAGLTTRIGVDAERGGTYAVGTAPR
- a CDS encoding phosphoribosyltransferase family protein, producing the protein MERFRDRRDAGRRLGARLADLASDGRLDRPVVLGLPRGGVPVADEVARALDAPLDVLVVRKLGMPGQPEVAIGAVGEDAAAVWNAELRRAAHASGDELDRIERRERSEVAARVERFRGGRHAVDLRGRTAVIVDDGVATGATARVACGIARALGAERVVLAAPVGPPGVDAAVPEADDVVCLATPTGFMAVGMHYLDFTQTSDDEVSAILAARRPS